The Syntrophotalea acetylenivorans genome contains the following window.
GCTTTCCACAGGGAGGTCGGCGAACAAAGGATTCCAGCGGGCTAGAATCAGGCTCTGCCACAGCCGCCCCATGCGACCGTTGCCGTCGGCAAAAGGGTGAATGAACTCGAACTCGTAGTGAAAGACAGAACTGGTAATCAGGGGATGTTCTTGGGAGACGGCCAGCCAGTGAAAAAGATCGCACATCAGAGCAGGGACACGATCAGCAGGCGGAGCCATATGGACCACTTGACTGCCCGCCATCACCCCGACACCACCGAAGCGATAAGCCCCGGCTTTGTCGATCAGCGCGGCCATCAGGATGCCATGCGCCTCCAGCAAGTCATCCTCAACTTCCGGCTGCCATGTATCGAAGCGATCATAAGCGGCGATGGCGTTACGCACCTCCTGAATTTCACGAGGAGGTGCAATGACCCGTTTGCCATCTAGGATCGCAGTGATCTGGGTTTCGCTTAGGGTGTTGCCTTCAATGGCTAATGAACCGCGAATGGTGCGGATGCGATTGACACGGCGTAGCTGAAGGGCTTGGGAAAGATCCGTCAGGGCAGAAAAGCGCCCGACCAGTTCACTGATATCGGCAACCAGGCGCAATATGACAGAATTGAGGGTATAGGGTGGTT
Protein-coding sequences here:
- a CDS encoding Fic family protein, encoding MSNQNSYQPPYTLNSVILRLVADISELVGRFSALTDLSQALQLRRVNRIRTIRGSLAIEGNTLSETQITAILDGKRVIAPPREIQEVRNAIAAYDRFDTWQPEVEDDLLEAHGILMAALIDKAGAYRFGGVGVMAGSQVVHMAPPADRVPALMCDLFHWLAVSQEHPLITSSVFHYEFEFIHPFADGNGRMGRLWQSLILARWNPLFADLPVESLVFENQAEYYQALQESTRQTDSAPFIEFMLSTLCAAIREAVATDQVGDQVTDQVLTLIEAIGTDELGSKELMKALGLSHRPTFRKNYLNPALKDNWIERTQPDSPRSPTQRYRLTGKGHRLLLS